The Desulfomicrobium apsheronum genome has a window encoding:
- a CDS encoding protein adenylyltransferase SelO — MSSQDQNPLAGQGWNFDNSYTRLPESLFVRQKPVAVKKPELALLNRELAASLGLDADSLDGPEGAAVFAGNNLPAGADPIAQAYAGHQFGHFTMLGDGRAILLGEHVTARGERFDIQLKGSGQTPFSRRGDGRAALGPMLREYIISEAMHALGIPTTRSLAVATTGEPVHRETTQAGAILTRVASSHIRVGTFEYLAARNKTDDLRILAEYTMRRHYPELAEAKNPFLELLRAVMEGQARLVTSWLHVGFIHGVMNTDNMALCGESIDYGPCAFMDAYDPATVFSSIDRDGRYAYGNQPSIAQWNLTRLAETLLPLLHEREEQATVLAQETLEEFPEMFRRHWIEGMRAKLGLFTAEDEDASLARELLKLMQEDGADYTLTLRGLTEETPDGSFFRDTGFMRWRERWEARLARQSETPEESRILMRAHNPAVIPRNRRVEEALEAATLKNDLAPLKRLLDALSTPFEDRPEHARYRDPAPLDADYRTFCGT; from the coding sequence ATGTCTTCTCAAGATCAAAATCCACTCGCCGGACAAGGCTGGAATTTCGACAATAGCTACACCCGTCTGCCCGAATCCCTTTTCGTGCGCCAAAAGCCCGTTGCGGTAAAAAAACCGGAACTTGCCCTCCTGAATCGCGAACTGGCGGCGTCCCTGGGCCTTGATGCGGACAGTCTCGACGGTCCGGAAGGGGCCGCCGTTTTTGCCGGAAACAACCTCCCCGCAGGCGCGGATCCCATTGCCCAGGCCTACGCGGGACATCAGTTCGGGCATTTCACCATGCTCGGCGATGGCCGCGCCATTCTTCTCGGCGAACATGTCACCGCGAGGGGCGAACGCTTCGACATCCAGCTCAAGGGCTCGGGCCAGACCCCCTTTTCCCGCCGGGGCGACGGGCGCGCCGCCCTTGGACCCATGCTCCGCGAATACATCATCAGCGAAGCCATGCACGCCCTTGGAATCCCGACGACGCGCAGCCTCGCCGTGGCCACCACCGGCGAACCCGTGCACCGCGAAACAACCCAGGCCGGGGCCATCCTGACCCGCGTGGCGAGCAGCCACATCCGCGTGGGCACCTTCGAATACCTTGCGGCGCGCAACAAGACCGACGATCTGCGCATCCTGGCCGAATACACCATGCGCCGCCATTACCCGGAGCTTGCCGAGGCCAAGAACCCCTTTTTGGAACTGCTGCGCGCGGTCATGGAGGGGCAGGCCCGACTCGTGACCAGCTGGCTGCATGTCGGCTTCATCCACGGGGTCATGAACACCGACAACATGGCCCTGTGCGGAGAAAGCATCGACTACGGCCCATGTGCATTCATGGACGCATACGACCCGGCCACCGTGTTCAGCTCCATCGATCGCGACGGCCGCTATGCCTACGGCAACCAGCCCTCCATCGCCCAATGGAACCTGACCCGCCTGGCCGAAACCCTGCTCCCGCTGCTGCATGAGCGCGAGGAACAGGCCACGGTACTGGCCCAGGAGACCCTGGAGGAATTTCCGGAGATGTTCAGGCGGCACTGGATTGAAGGCATGCGGGCCAAGCTCGGTCTGTTCACGGCCGAGGACGAGGACGCGTCCCTGGCCCGGGAGCTGCTGAAGCTCATGCAGGAAGACGGCGCGGATTACACCCTGACGTTGCGCGGGCTGACGGAAGAGACTCCGGATGGCTCATTCTTCCGCGACACCGGCTTCATGCGCTGGCGTGAGCGCTGGGAAGCACGGCTGGCGCGACAGAGCGAGACGCCCGAGGAGTCGCGCATTCTCATGCGCGCGCACAATCCGGCCGTCATCCCGCGCAACCGCCGCGTGGAGGAAGCGCTGGAAGCGGCAACCCTTAAAAACGACCTTGCGCCCCTGAAGCGGCTTCTGGACGCCCTGTCCACTCCCTTCGAGGACCGACCCGAACACGCGCGCTACCGCGATCCGGCTCCGCTTGACGCCGATTACCGGACATTCTGCGGAACATGA
- the infA gene encoding translation initiation factor IF-1, giving the protein MAKEESIEVEGVVEEAMPNAMFLVRLENGHQVLGHISGKMRKFYIRILPGDRVKLELSPYDLTRGRITYRFK; this is encoded by the coding sequence ATGGCCAAGGAAGAGTCTATCGAAGTTGAAGGTGTCGTCGAGGAAGCCATGCCCAATGCCATGTTCCTGGTTCGTCTGGAAAATGGCCATCAGGTGCTTGGACACATCTCAGGAAAGATGCGCAAGTTCTACATCCGCATCCTGCCCGGTGACAGAGTCAAACTGGAGCTTTCTCCCTATGACCTGACTCGCGGCAGAATCACCTACCGCTTCAAATAA
- a CDS encoding peptidase U32 family protein, whose product MTPSPELLVPVGSPDKLATALRYGADAVYLGGQSLSLRAKSDGFSFPELENAVKETHRHGAKVYFTLNLLAWEEHLSDVERYLEEIDACNVDGIIIADPGIVAMARKRIPHIPIHLSTQANTSNSASAMFWRDQGVRRVNVARELGAGRIRTMAQKVRDLELEVFVHGAMCMAISGRCLLSAHLNQRSGNLGMCTHPCRFDYKITAVRLEERLRPGQDMWEVCEDEQYTQIMGAQDLCLIKYLRWFRQVGIHSLKIEGRMKTPSYLAQVTDIYRTALNDLEQGAFRPALYLEELQQLGTRPLSTGFFTPERITLCPALPKNLKKNIVAKLIEPVRPGLWLMDVKCRFQVGDPLEIVLPGLRRPLLASGDYGVEKEEGFHLSTAHSGLRLLLHCDHPELEPGIFLRAHLPDAHNGQGS is encoded by the coding sequence ATGACACCATCCCCCGAACTTCTCGTCCCTGTCGGCAGCCCGGACAAACTGGCCACGGCCCTGCGCTACGGCGCCGACGCCGTGTATCTTGGCGGCCAGTCCCTGAGCCTGCGCGCCAAAAGCGATGGCTTCTCCTTCCCTGAACTTGAAAATGCGGTCAAAGAGACGCACCGTCACGGGGCCAAGGTCTACTTCACGCTGAACCTGCTGGCCTGGGAAGAACACCTAAGCGACGTGGAACGGTATCTGGAAGAGATCGACGCCTGCAACGTGGACGGCATCATCATCGCCGATCCCGGCATCGTGGCCATGGCCCGAAAAAGAATTCCGCACATTCCCATCCACCTCTCCACCCAGGCCAATACGTCAAACTCCGCTTCGGCCATGTTCTGGCGGGATCAGGGCGTGCGCAGGGTCAACGTGGCCAGGGAACTTGGCGCCGGTCGCATCCGGACCATGGCGCAAAAAGTGCGGGATCTTGAGCTTGAGGTGTTTGTGCACGGAGCCATGTGCATGGCCATTTCGGGTCGCTGCCTGCTGTCCGCGCACCTTAACCAGCGTTCGGGCAACCTGGGCATGTGCACCCACCCCTGCCGCTTCGATTACAAGATCACGGCCGTCCGCCTGGAAGAACGCCTGCGCCCGGGCCAGGACATGTGGGAGGTTTGCGAAGACGAGCAATACACGCAGATCATGGGCGCCCAGGATCTGTGCCTGATCAAGTACCTGCGCTGGTTCCGGCAGGTGGGCATTCACAGCCTGAAAATCGAGGGTCGCATGAAGACGCCGTCCTACCTGGCCCAGGTCACGGACATCTACCGCACGGCATTGAACGACCTGGAGCAGGGGGCGTTTCGCCCCGCACTGTACCTCGAAGAATTACAGCAACTCGGCACGCGGCCGCTCTCGACCGGATTCTTCACCCCCGAGCGCATCACCCTGTGCCCCGCCCTGCCCAAAAATCTCAAGAAGAATATCGTCGCCAAACTGATCGAACCCGTGCGTCCTGGGCTGTGGCTCATGGACGTCAAGTGCCGCTTCCAGGTCGGCGACCCTCTTGAGATCGTGCTCCCCGGACTGCGCCGCCCGCTGCTGGCCTCCGGAGACTATGGCGTGGAAAAAGAGGAAGGCTTTCACCTGAGCACCGCGCACAGCGGACTGCGCCTGCTCCTGCATTGCGATCACCCGGAACTTGAACCGGGCATCTTCCTGCGCGCCCACCTGCCCGACGCCCACAACGGCCAGGGGAGCTGA
- a CDS encoding YaiI/YqxD family protein, with the protein MTDTPMRIWVDADACPRVIKDILYRAADRRKVRLILVANSRFPVPKSEFIDFMQVGAGFDKADLAIVEQARDGDLVITTDIPLAAGVIEKGGLGLSPRGEMFTPDNIRSRLTMRDFLDEMRGSGVMTGGPSALSARDRQEFSNQLDRLLTGRGY; encoded by the coding sequence ATGACCGATACGCCCATGCGCATCTGGGTTGACGCCGACGCCTGCCCCAGGGTGATCAAGGACATCCTCTACCGTGCGGCCGACCGGCGCAAGGTACGGCTCATCCTGGTGGCCAATTCGCGCTTCCCCGTGCCCAAATCCGAATTCATCGATTTCATGCAGGTCGGCGCGGGATTCGACAAGGCGGACCTTGCCATCGTGGAACAGGCACGTGACGGGGATCTGGTCATCACCACCGACATTCCGCTGGCCGCGGGGGTCATCGAAAAAGGCGGACTGGGCCTGAGTCCACGGGGCGAAATGTTCACGCCGGACAACATCCGCAGCCGACTGACCATGCGCGATTTTCTGGACGAGATGCGCGGCAGCGGGGTCATGACCGGCGGACCTTCGGCCCTTAGCGCCCGCGATCGGCAGGAATTTTCCAACCAGCTGGATCGGCTGCTTACCGGACGCGGATACTGA
- the larC gene encoding nickel pincer cofactor biosynthesis protein LarC, with the protein MPELHLDCPAGIAGDMFLAAMADLGVDLSPLRAAFATAGVDVEITAREARDKGIRGKRMHIAAPHAQPLRHLADLTAIVRALPFSENVRSRSEGALERLAEVEARVHGCAVADVHFHEVGAVDTLVDVVGAFWVLEVLGVSRVTCSRLPWFSGTVQCAHGLMPLPAPATTVLLQGKPVYPTELVGELITPTGALLLDRMVDEFTSGPSGCLERSGLGLGTMELPTVNGLRVLLLAGDGPGLERVTVLETNVDHLTGEEIGGVFGALLDAGALDVLFLPGVMKKNRPGGLLQVLCRPGDLARIRDLTFAQTMSLGLRMTETTRAVLPRAASKRPTPWGDVDAKDTIMEGERYARPEFEALQALAKRTGRSVAQLRYLLGND; encoded by the coding sequence ATGCCCGAGTTGCATCTTGATTGTCCAGCCGGGATCGCCGGCGATATGTTCCTGGCGGCCATGGCCGATCTGGGAGTTGACCTGTCCCCCTTGCGCGCCGCCTTTGCCACGGCCGGAGTCGATGTCGAAATCACGGCCCGCGAAGCCCGGGACAAGGGCATACGCGGCAAGCGCATGCACATTGCCGCGCCCCATGCCCAGCCCCTGCGGCATCTGGCCGACCTGACGGCCATTGTGCGGGCCTTGCCTTTTTCGGAGAATGTCCGCTCACGCAGCGAGGGCGCCCTTGAACGCCTGGCCGAGGTCGAGGCGCGGGTGCATGGCTGCGCGGTGGCGGATGTGCATTTTCACGAGGTTGGAGCCGTGGATACGTTGGTCGACGTGGTCGGGGCCTTTTGGGTTCTGGAGGTGCTTGGTGTGAGCCGCGTGACCTGCTCCCGTCTGCCCTGGTTTTCGGGCACGGTACAGTGCGCGCATGGGCTCATGCCGTTGCCTGCCCCGGCAACGACAGTCCTTTTGCAGGGAAAGCCCGTGTACCCGACGGAGCTTGTCGGGGAACTGATCACGCCCACGGGCGCGCTGCTGCTGGACCGGATGGTCGACGAGTTCACGTCGGGTCCCTCTGGATGTCTTGAACGCTCAGGGCTTGGCCTTGGGACCATGGAGCTGCCCACGGTCAACGGCCTGCGCGTGCTGCTTCTGGCCGGGGACGGGCCGGGGCTGGAGCGGGTGACGGTGCTTGAGACCAATGTCGATCATCTCACGGGGGAGGAGATAGGCGGGGTTTTTGGAGCGTTGCTTGATGCCGGGGCGCTGGATGTGCTTTTTCTGCCCGGTGTGATGAAGAAAAATCGGCCCGGGGGACTTTTGCAGGTGCTGTGCAGGCCCGGGGATCTGGCCCGCATCCGCGACCTGACCTTTGCCCAGACCATGAGCCTGGGACTGCGCATGACCGAGACGACCCGCGCCGTGCTGCCGCGTGCCGCATCCAAGCGGCCCACGCCCTGGGGCGATGTGGACGCCAAGGACACCATCATGGAAGGGGAGCGTTACGCCCGTCCCGAATTTGAAGCCCTGCAGGCCCTGGCCAAACGCACGGGCCGATCCGTTGCCCAGTTGCGTTACCTCCTGGGCAACGACTGA
- a CDS encoding PA2779 family protein: MNRQKWFFNTRVCWPILVAYLFIAFVPSNAEAFLAQSRLSSGEIVSERGADIASIQSALENKVVTQRLADYGLTPEEVDAKLGSLSNEQLHQLAGLSGDVGGGVLGAVIAVLLVILLVVLILHISDKRIVIS; encoded by the coding sequence ATGAATCGACAAAAATGGTTTTTCAACACGCGCGTGTGCTGGCCGATTCTGGTCGCTTATCTCTTTATCGCGTTCGTTCCTTCCAACGCCGAGGCCTTTCTGGCGCAAAGCCGCCTGTCTTCTGGCGAGATCGTGTCCGAGCGCGGCGCCGACATCGCTTCCATCCAGAGCGCACTGGAGAACAAGGTCGTGACCCAGCGGCTGGCGGACTACGGCCTGACTCCGGAAGAGGTGGATGCGAAGCTCGGTTCGCTCTCCAACGAGCAGCTGCACCAGCTGGCCGGTCTCTCCGGCGACGTGGGCGGTGGCGTTCTCGGGGCGGTCATCGCGGTCCTGCTGGTCATTTTGCTGGTCGTGCTCATCCTGCACATAAGCGACAAGCGCATTGTCATCAGCTAG
- a CDS encoding PHP domain-containing protein, which produces MPEIDLHTHSTASDGTLSPSELVAAAVAARLKAIALTDHDTVMGLPEACAAGRELGLEVIGGCELSVEFERGSMHLLGLWLPQHPPRLQATLNRLSDLRTARNENIIANLNSYGVDITRAELEGITTGGSIGRPHFAQLLVQKGFAINFQDAFLNWLRPGTKGYAPKEKLRPREAIELLKDEQATVILAHPCTLKLEKDEVENVLRELKDFGLDGVEVFYSMHTQAQTNFYAGLCNKLELLPSAGSDFHGDNKRGIALGRGKGGLRPSYELVRRMKEARQKLGFQFPTCS; this is translated from the coding sequence ATGCCGGAAATAGATCTTCACACCCACTCCACCGCGTCCGATGGCACGTTAAGTCCTTCGGAACTCGTCGCCGCGGCCGTTGCCGCGCGCCTCAAGGCCATCGCCCTGACCGACCACGACACGGTCATGGGGCTGCCCGAAGCCTGCGCCGCAGGACGTGAACTCGGCCTGGAGGTCATCGGGGGGTGCGAACTGAGCGTTGAATTCGAACGTGGCAGCATGCACCTGCTGGGTCTGTGGCTGCCCCAGCACCCGCCGCGTCTGCAAGCCACCCTAAACCGCCTGAGCGACCTGCGCACGGCGCGCAACGAAAACATCATCGCCAACCTGAACTCCTACGGTGTGGACATCACCCGCGCCGAACTGGAAGGCATCACCACCGGCGGCTCCATAGGTCGCCCCCATTTCGCGCAACTGCTGGTGCAAAAAGGCTTCGCGATCAACTTCCAGGATGCGTTCCTGAACTGGCTGCGGCCGGGCACCAAGGGCTACGCACCCAAGGAAAAACTCCGCCCCCGCGAGGCCATCGAGCTCTTAAAAGACGAACAGGCCACGGTCATCCTGGCCCATCCCTGCACGTTGAAGCTCGAAAAGGACGAGGTGGAGAACGTGCTGCGCGAGCTCAAGGACTTCGGCCTCGACGGCGTGGAGGTCTTCTATTCCATGCACACCCAGGCCCAGACAAATTTCTACGCGGGCCTTTGCAACAAGCTGGAACTGCTCCCGAGCGCGGGCTCGGACTTTCACGGCGACAACAAGCGAGGCATCGCCCTGGGGCGTGGCAAGGGCGGCCTGCGCCCCTCCTACGAACTGGTGCGGCGCATGAAGGAAGCACGGCAAAAACTCGGTTTTCAATTTCCAACCTGCTCGTAA
- a CDS encoding carbon-nitrogen hydrolase family protein — protein MKIAAVQLSGFPGDVRGNLDKIRAAVRVGAEASCRLLLFPEIADLGYDMPAIALAGHDWWPRVRDELSGLAREHELCLACGVCLPGPGGLANALVAFGPKGDILATYRKIHLFTATDADETEVFSPGDEIVCFDFEGIHFGLSVCYDLRFPELYRAQALGGCQALLLASAWPKARIDIWQTLCTARALENQCYLLGANRVGSQGAFPFGGRSLFVTPGGEITLADEMREGLTLGSIDLAELTDIRRNIPALNHRRPEIYAEVACNSTRSL, from the coding sequence ATGAAAATCGCCGCAGTTCAACTGTCCGGATTTCCAGGAGATGTGCGCGGCAATCTGGACAAGATCCGCGCCGCGGTCCGGGTGGGGGCCGAAGCGTCCTGCCGCCTGCTGCTCTTTCCGGAAATAGCGGACCTCGGCTACGACATGCCGGCCATCGCGCTTGCCGGCCACGACTGGTGGCCCCGGGTCCGGGACGAACTCTCGGGACTGGCGCGGGAGCATGAACTCTGCCTGGCCTGCGGCGTGTGCCTGCCCGGTCCGGGCGGACTGGCCAACGCGCTGGTGGCCTTCGGCCCGAAAGGCGACATCCTGGCCACGTACCGCAAAATCCATCTCTTCACGGCCACGGATGCCGACGAAACCGAGGTCTTCAGTCCCGGCGACGAGATCGTCTGTTTCGACTTCGAAGGAATCCATTTCGGCCTCTCCGTGTGCTACGATCTGCGCTTTCCGGAACTTTACCGGGCGCAGGCGCTCGGCGGATGCCAGGCCCTGCTCCTGGCCTCGGCCTGGCCAAAGGCGCGTATCGACATCTGGCAGACCCTCTGCACAGCCCGGGCCCTTGAAAACCAATGCTATCTCCTGGGCGCCAATCGGGTCGGAAGCCAAGGAGCCTTCCCCTTTGGCGGACGGTCCCTCTTCGTCACACCCGGCGGCGAAATCACCCTGGCGGACGAGATGCGCGAGGGGCTGACCCTGGGCAGCATCGACCTGGCCGAACTGACCGACATACGTCGGAACATCCCGGCCCTCAATCATCGAAGACCCGAAATCTATGCCGAAGTTGCCTGCAATTCGACACGGAGCCTTTGA
- a CDS encoding PAS domain-containing sensor histidine kinase has protein sequence MAPRKSLSKRLSLSLGLLSTVIILAVSTLVFLFLSWRVGNQMRERAESTITFLAQALEAPLWALDRESASAVAKATSMDVNVGLLELRDARGEEWFAHNTGKALFITREAEISHDGQVIGFIRLGLADSARQRTLVGIGLAGGGIALLVILAQYCLAKRLMRHYFQTPFAALDSLVGAFARGEYTQTDPGAHYTEFEPLVRAFLDMGRTIDRQVTALAESERKYRVIFDHSPVGIFRSTLDGELLEGNAALGGMFGYSSRDEYLASSGLRVDSVYAEPSSREAFLRALLASDGALSMEMEFVRKDGTHFEGVLTASIQEDAQGRPLFLNGVVEDISARKQAERELAQERMLTQAIFESVPGLLFLYDSHGRLVRWNKAHETMTGFTAGELLGRDILDWFGGREPHASNIRAALERGLRDGVAMVEAELLTKDGRVIPFYFSGVGLVIDGSTYLTGIGIDITDRKQAEERLRQSEEKFSRLFRLSPDVIVLMNLSEGRIIDVNEAFTRLTGFARDEAVGKTALDLGLYANPTMREVVRRRMQQGGQIDNVDFSLGCKDGKSVPCVLSSQLLTVGEEECVLAVLRDVTEFKHMQELMIQSEKMISVGGIAAGVAHEINNPLGIIMVSSQNLVQRSRPDFPKNIEAAQGIGLDMDLFDRYMRTRGLYDFIRNIQDASVRAADIIRHMLDFSRRSESKRRLCDLRAVIERAMLLAGNDYDLKKSYDFNRIEIVWECDDNFPAVRCTETEIEQVFLNLLRNAAQAMASARPEVTRPRIVVRMKTEGDRVVLEVEDNGPGMPPEVQRRAFEPFFTTKPPGVGTGLGLSVSYFIITRSHDGGMRLESRPGEGTRFIVELPVLGSGREEEGECIHES, from the coding sequence GTGGCTCCCAGGAAATCTCTCTCCAAACGTCTCTCCCTTTCTTTGGGACTTCTGAGCACGGTCATCATTCTTGCCGTTTCGACGCTGGTCTTCCTCTTCCTGTCGTGGCGGGTGGGCAACCAGATGCGTGAACGGGCCGAGAGCACCATTACATTCCTGGCTCAGGCCCTTGAAGCTCCGCTCTGGGCCCTTGACCGGGAAAGCGCGTCGGCGGTGGCAAAGGCCACGAGCATGGACGTGAACGTTGGTCTGCTGGAACTGCGGGATGCCCGTGGTGAAGAATGGTTTGCGCACAATACCGGCAAGGCGCTTTTCATCACTCGCGAGGCCGAGATCAGCCATGACGGACAGGTTATCGGGTTCATCCGCCTAGGTCTGGCGGATTCCGCCCGGCAAAGGACCCTGGTCGGCATCGGCCTGGCCGGCGGCGGCATAGCCCTGCTCGTCATTCTGGCCCAGTACTGTCTGGCCAAACGTCTTATGCGCCATTATTTCCAGACACCGTTCGCGGCCCTTGATTCCCTGGTGGGGGCCTTTGCGCGTGGAGAGTACACCCAGACCGATCCCGGCGCCCATTACACGGAGTTCGAACCGCTGGTACGTGCGTTTCTGGACATGGGGCGCACCATCGATCGGCAGGTAACCGCCCTGGCCGAGAGCGAGAGGAAATACCGAGTGATTTTCGATCATTCTCCCGTGGGGATCTTTCGCTCCACCCTGGACGGGGAACTGCTGGAGGGCAATGCCGCGCTGGGGGGCATGTTCGGCTACTCTTCCCGGGACGAATATCTGGCCTCCAGCGGACTTCGGGTCGATTCGGTCTATGCGGAACCTTCGTCTCGCGAGGCTTTTTTGCGGGCGCTCTTGGCCTCCGATGGCGCTTTGAGCATGGAGATGGAGTTCGTGCGCAAGGACGGTACGCATTTCGAGGGCGTGTTGACCGCATCGATTCAGGAGGACGCCCAAGGTCGGCCGCTGTTCTTGAACGGCGTGGTCGAGGATATCAGCGCCCGCAAGCAGGCCGAGCGGGAACTTGCCCAGGAGCGGATGCTGACCCAGGCCATCTTCGAGAGCGTGCCAGGATTATTGTTTCTTTACGACAGCCATGGACGGCTCGTGCGCTGGAACAAGGCGCATGAAACGATGACGGGTTTCACGGCCGGGGAACTGCTGGGGCGCGACATTCTCGACTGGTTTGGCGGGCGGGAGCCTCATGCATCCAATATCCGGGCCGCGCTTGAAAGGGGGCTCAGGGATGGCGTGGCGATGGTCGAGGCCGAGTTGCTCACCAAGGACGGGCGTGTCATTCCCTTCTATTTTTCGGGCGTGGGTCTGGTCATCGACGGCAGTACCTACCTGACCGGTATCGGCATTGACATAACGGATCGCAAGCAGGCGGAAGAGCGCTTGCGGCAGTCGGAGGAAAAATTTTCGCGTCTGTTCAGACTCTCGCCCGACGTCATCGTTCTCATGAACTTGTCCGAGGGACGGATCATCGACGTCAACGAGGCCTTCACCCGGCTGACAGGTTTCGCCCGCGACGAGGCCGTGGGCAAGACCGCCCTTGATCTGGGTCTCTATGCAAATCCGACCATGCGCGAGGTTGTTCGTCGACGCATGCAGCAGGGCGGACAGATCGACAACGTTGACTTTTCTCTCGGCTGCAAGGACGGAAAATCGGTTCCGTGCGTTCTTTCAAGTCAGCTTCTGACCGTTGGTGAAGAGGAATGCGTTCTGGCCGTGTTGCGTGATGTCACGGAGTTCAAGCATATGCAGGAGCTCATGATCCAGAGTGAAAAGATGATTTCCGTGGGCGGCATCGCGGCGGGCGTGGCCCATGAGATAAACAATCCGCTCGGCATCATCATGGTCAGCAGCCAGAACCTCGTGCAGAGAAGCAGGCCGGATTTTCCCAAGAACATCGAGGCGGCCCAAGGTATCGGCCTCGATATGGATCTGTTCGATCGGTATATGCGAACCCGTGGGCTCTACGATTTCATCCGCAATATCCAGGATGCTTCCGTAAGAGCTGCGGACATCATCCGACACATGCTTGATTTCAGTCGCCGCAGCGAATCAAAGCGTAGGCTTTGCGATCTGCGCGCCGTCATCGAGCGGGCCATGCTGTTGGCGGGTAACGATTACGACCTGAAGAAAAGTTATGATTTCAATCGGATAGAGATTGTGTGGGAGTGCGATGATAATTTTCCCGCCGTCAGGTGCACGGAGACCGAAATCGAGCAGGTGTTTTTGAACCTGCTGCGCAATGCGGCTCAGGCCATGGCTTCGGCCCGGCCGGAGGTCACAAGGCCGCGCATCGTGGTGCGCATGAAGACCGAGGGGGATCGCGTGGTTCTGGAAGTGGAGGACAACGGCCCGGGCATGCCGCCCGAAGTGCAGCGCCGGGCCTTCGAGCCGTTCTTCACGACAAAACCGCCGGGAGTGGGCACGGGGCTCGGCCTTTCCGTGTCCTACTTCATCATCACCCGCAGCCACGATGGCGGGATGCGTTTGGAGTCCCGTCCCGGCGAGGGCACGCGCTTCATCGTTGAACTCCCGGTCCTTGGGTCCGGCCGTGAAGAGGAGGGCGAGTGCATCCACGAATCATGA
- a CDS encoding chemotaxis protein CheX: MSPDLAKPFISATKHVLSAAAALEVVAGPPYVKKDKIACGCVSALIGITGDKKGTFCISFDKNTAVYIVRQMLGDAIEDVVQDVQDAMGEITNMISGHARVGLVNMGLKLQGSTPSVIMGDNHSISYRTSARAIAIPFSCQAGKFTLEFCFD; the protein is encoded by the coding sequence ATGAGCCCCGATCTGGCCAAGCCCTTCATAAGCGCAACCAAGCATGTGCTCTCCGCCGCTGCGGCTCTTGAGGTCGTGGCCGGTCCGCCCTATGTAAAAAAAGACAAGATTGCCTGCGGCTGTGTTTCGGCCTTGATCGGCATCACCGGCGACAAAAAAGGGACTTTCTGCATCTCTTTCGATAAAAACACGGCCGTTTACATAGTCAGGCAAATGCTCGGCGACGCCATCGAGGATGTCGTACAGGACGTGCAGGACGCCATGGGCGAGATCACGAACATGATCTCCGGCCATGCACGGGTCGGATTGGTGAACATGGGCCTGAAACTTCAAGGATCCACACCGTCGGTCATCATGGGAGACAACCACTCCATATCATACCGGACCTCGGCGCGGGCCATCGCCATCCCCTTCTCCTGTCAGGCTGGAAAATTTACCCTCGAATTCTGCTTCGACTAG
- a CDS encoding CBS and ACT domain-containing protein, translating to MIIKEWMTKDVITVDPETSMMRAAKLMKEKGIRRLPVVDEKGKVLGMLSDRDVKEASPSKATTLDVHELYYLLSEIKVKNIMTPNPITIKDSDTVVKCAAIMHDKKISGLPVLNDKDELVGIMTQNEVYSVLLSITGVYHGGIQIGLKLSDERGSLKEVLDCVRGHKARISSILTSYDKVEKGFRQVFIRIMDMDKSALNELQKELTEKYNLTFWVRDNLN from the coding sequence ATGATCATAAAGGAATGGATGACCAAGGACGTTATCACGGTGGACCCCGAAACCTCCATGATGCGAGCTGCCAAGCTGATGAAGGAAAAAGGCATCCGCCGTCTGCCCGTGGTCGATGAAAAGGGCAAGGTGCTCGGAATGCTCAGCGACCGCGACGTGAAGGAGGCCTCCCCTTCCAAGGCCACGACCCTTGACGTTCACGAACTCTACTACCTGCTCTCCGAGATCAAGGTCAAAAACATCATGACCCCGAATCCCATAACCATCAAGGATTCGGACACGGTGGTGAAGTGCGCGGCCATCATGCACGACAAGAAAATTTCCGGCCTGCCCGTGCTGAACGACAAGGACGAACTGGTCGGCATCATGACCCAGAACGAAGTCTACAGCGTACTCCTGAGCATCACCGGCGTTTACCATGGCGGCATCCAGATCGGACTCAAGCTCTCGGATGAACGCGGCAGCCTGAAGGAAGTGCTCGACTGCGTTCGCGGACACAAGGCCCGCATCAGCTCCATCCTGACCTCCTACGACAAGGTCGAGAAAGGCTTCCGCCAGGTCTTTATCCGCATCATGGACATGGACAAGTCCGCGCTGAACGAACTGCAGAAAGAACTGACCGAAAAATACAACCTGACCTTCTGGGTTCGGGACAACCTCAACTAA